A stretch of Schistocerca americana isolate TAMUIC-IGC-003095 chromosome 3, iqSchAmer2.1, whole genome shotgun sequence DNA encodes these proteins:
- the LOC124605489 gene encoding protein yellow-like, producing the protein MGPRVSTFALLVLLLVAAGDAHHRSSHATRHGGRVRAAHRTGKSPGTRSKGASDESLLVTIKAAKELEYDFGDDGTLQKEMIASGRYDPKMVFGYDFTMDDHQRNRIFVTTPLVRRGIPVTLSTIPCDGEQSSPLKPYPNLEIHHTTEDSITDCNSQLVDVIRTTKTWADDDTLYALDNGALDLTTSPKNVCPPKIVIFDLRKDEIISSTVIQNAACNAFYTYLWVDACPDGCLTAYSSDSRGNVLSVTDLSTGASKHLQSQYFYPKPGFFFTKAGGPAYYLPDGINGATADESCDGKLYFQAFASNIQGVVDKQVIRDACDGDVLDIKTQVDLPGQLPGQSGVMTVDPKGQLLFFPVLDELAIYCWDTSKPHDRKNFHLIVQDEEHLQFVSSMEIDTKTQRLYIMSDRLTSYLSNTTNYSEDNYQILYIDIKDIKC; encoded by the exons ATGGGACCTCGCGTGTCGACGTTTGcgttgctggtgctgctgctggtggcgGCTGGTGACGCTCACCACAGGTCAAGCCACGCCACGAGGCACGGCGGTCGTGTCAGAGCGGCTCACAGGACCGGCAAGTCCCCAGGGACGAGGAGCAAGGGCGCTTCCGATGAGTCGCTGCTCGTCACCATCAAGGCCGCCAAAGAGCTCGAATACGACTTCGGAGACGACGGGACGTTGCAGAAGGAAATGATAGCCAGCGGGCGCTATGATCCTAAAATGGTTTTCGGATACGACTTCACAA TGGACGATCACCAGCGCAACCGCATATTTGTCACGACCCCTCTTGTCCGTCGCGGCATCCCGGTAACGCTGAGCACCATCCCCTGTGACGGAGAGCAGAGTTCGCCCCTGAAGCCGTACCCCAACCTGGAAATCCACCACACCACCGAGGACTCCATCACCGACTGCAACTCACAGTTGGTGGACGTCATCAGAACGACC AAAACGTGGGCGGATGACGATACACTATATGCTCTCGACAATGGTGCTTTGGACCTGACAACGAGTCCCAAAAACGTGTGTCCACCCAAAATTGTTATCTTCGACCTGCGAAAAGATGAGATCATCAGCTCCACAGTTATCCAGAACGCAGCTTGCAACGCATTCTACACCTATTTATGG GTGGACGCGTGCCCAGATGGTTGCCTGACGGCCTACAGCTCCGACAGCAGAGGCAACGTACTGTCGGTGACGGACCTCTCCACTGGAGCCTCCAAACACCTGCAGAGCCAGTACTTCTACCCCAAACCCGGCTTCTTCTTCACGAAGGCGGGAGGTCCAGCCTACTACCTACCGGACGGCATAAATGGAGCGACGGCCGACGAGAGCTGCGATGGGAAACTCTACTTCCAGGCGTTCGCCAGCAACATCCAGGGCGTTGTCGACAAGCAGGTCATCCGAGATGCATGTGACGGGGATGTTTTGGATATCAAGACGCAG GTTGATCTGCCAGGACAATTACCGGGACAGAGTGGAGTAATGACGGTGGATCCGAAGGGTCAGCTACTATTCTTCCCTGTTCTGGATGAACTGGCCATCTACTGCTGGGACACGAGCAAGCCTCACGATCGTAAGAACTTCCACCTGATTGTTCAAGATGAAGAACATCTACAATTTGTCAGCAGCATGGAAATAGACACCAAAACACAAAGATTATATATAATGAGCGATCGACTTACATCATACCTTTCAAATACCACCAACTATTCTGAAGACAACTACCAGATATTGTATATTGAcataaaggatataaaatgttaG